tatgtgtgtctgtatgtgtgtgtgtgcatgtgagtgtgtgtgtgtgtgtgtatgtgtgtaagtgtgtgtgtgtgtgtgtgtgtgtgagagtgttgtgtgtctgtatgtgtgtgtgtctgtgtgtgtgcatgtgggtgtgagtgtgtgtgtgtgtttgtgtgtgtgtgagtgtttgtgtgtgtgtgtttgtgtgtgtgtttgtgtgtgtgtgtgtgtttgagtgtgtgtgtgtgtgtgtgtgtgtgagtgtttgagtgtgtgtttgagtgtgtgtttgtgtgtgtgtttgtgtgtgtgtgtgtgtttgaatgtgtgagtgtgtgtgtgtgtgagtgtgtgtgtgtgtgtgtgtgtgtgtctgtgtgtgtgtctgtgtgagtgtgtgtgtgtgtttgaatgtgtgagtgtgtgtgtgtgagtgtgtgtgtctgtgtgtgggtttgtgtgagtgtgtgtgtgagtgtgtgtgtgagtgtgtgtgtgtgtctgtgtgtgtgtgtgtgagtgtgtgtgtttgtgtgtgtgtttgtgtgtgtgtgtgtgtgtttgaatgtgtgagtgtgtgtgtgtgtgtttgaatgtgtgagtgtgtgtgtgtgagtgtgtgtgtctgtgtgtgggtttgtgtgagtgtgtgtgtgagtgtgtgtgtgtgtgtgtgtgtctgtgagtgtgtgtgtgtgagtgtgtgtgtttgtgtgtgtgtttgtgtgtgtgtgtgtgtttgaatgtgtgtgtgtgtgagtgtgtgtgtgtgtgtgtgtgtgtctgtgtgagtgtgtgtgtgagtgtgtgtgtgtgtttgaatgtgtgtgtgtgagtgtgtgtgtctgtgtgagtgtgtgtgtgagtgtgtgtgtgtgtgtgagtgtgtgtgtgtgagtgtgtgtgtgtgtgtgtgtgtgtttgtgtgtctgtgtgtgtgagtgtgtatgtgtatgggtgtgtgtgtgtgagtgtgtgtgtgtttgtgtgtctgtgtgtgtgagtgtgtatgggtgtgtgtgtgtgtgtgtgtgtgtttgtgtgtctgtgtgtgtgagtgtgtatgtgtatgggtgtgtgtgtgtgtttgtgtgtctgtgtgtgtgtgtgtgagtgtgtgtgtgcgtgtgtgtgcgcatgcgcgtgtgagtgtgtgtgtaagtgtgtttgtgtgtctgtgtgtgtgagtgtgtatgtgtgtgtgtgtgtgtgtgtgtttgtgtgtatgtgtatgggtgtgtgtgtatgtgtgagtgtgtgtgcgtgtgtgagtgtgtgtgtgtttgtgtgtctgtgtgtgtgagtgtgtatgggtgtgtgtgtgtgtgtgtgtgtgagtgtgtgtgtgtttgtgtgtctgtgtgtgagtgtgtatgtgtatgggtgtgtgtgtgtgtgtgtgtgtgtgtgtgagtgtgtgtctgtgtgtgtgtgcgtgtgtgtgtgcgtgtgtgtgtgcgtgtgagtgtgtgtgtgtgtgtgtgtgtgtgtgagtgtttgtgtgtcggtgtgtgtgtgtgtgtgtgtgtgtgtttgtgtgtctgtgtgtgtgtgtatgtgtatgggtgtgtgtgtatgtgtgtgtgtgtgtgtgtgtgagtgtgtgtgtgtgtgtgtgtttgtgtgtgtgagtgcgtatgtgtatgggtgtgtgtgtgtgtgtgcgtgtgtgagtgtgtgtgtgtttgtgtgtctgtgtgtgtgagtgtgtatgggtgtgtgtgtgtgtgtgtgtgtgtgtgtctgtgtgtgtgagtgtgtatgtgtgtgtgtgtgtgtgtgtgtgtgtgtgtgtgagtgtgtgtctgtgtgtgtgtgtgagtgtgtgtgtgcgtgtgagtgtgtgtgtgtgtgtgtgtgtgagtgtgtgtgtgtgtgtgtttgtgtgtctgtgtgtgtgagtgtgtatgtgtatgggtgtgtgtgagtgtgtgtgtgtgagtgtgtgtctgtgtgtgcgtgtgtgtgtgcgtgtgagtgtgtgtgtgtgtgtgtgtgagtgtgtgtgtgtttgtgtgtgtgagtgtgtgtgtgtagtgtgtatgtgtatgtgtgtgtgtgtgtgtgtgtgtgtgcgtgtgtgtgtgcgcgtgcgcgtgtgagtgtgtgtgtgagtgtgtgtgtgtttgtgtgtctgtgtgtgtgagtgtgtatgggtgtgtgtgtgtgtgtgagtgtgtgagtgtgtgtgtgtgtgtgtgtgtgtgtgtgtgtgtgtgtgtgtgtgtttgtgtgtgtgagtgtgtatgtgtatgggtgtgtgtgtgtgtgtgtgtgtgtgtttgagacagACTGCTGTAATGTAACTTGTGAATGTGTATCTGCAGGACCTGGTGAAGTCTCACCTCATGTTGGCAGTACGAGAGGAAGTAGAGGTGCTGAGAGATCAAATTAAAGAGCTGTCCGAGAGAAACGCTCAGTTAGAGAAAGAGAACTACATCCTGCGAGCGCTCCGGGAGAGAGACTGACACCCCACTGCATCATGGGAGATGTAGTTTGATCTGATACGTGCCCAGATAAAAGGGAAAGAAAGATTGTTAAAGTGTGGATACAAATTAAATGAGATgagacaaagtgtgtgtgtgtgtgtgtgtgtgtgtgtgtttgcagtatTGATTCATTATTAGTGCCTTAAACATCTGTAATGACTGATAGTGTTACTCACACAGTCAAATTAACAGACTGCAAAATAATTAAGTAATGTTGATAATAATGCTCTAAACAGTGCCTATTTATTGctgtcaaagtgtgtgtgtgtgtgtgtgtgtgtgtgtgcgtgcgtgcgtgtgggTGTTAGTCCTAAAGCACTGCTCAGCTCTACATCCATAAGTCTCTTTATGTTGCCATGGTTACTGCTAAGCCAGCACTGGTAAATGCAAAGACTGTTACACATTTCAGATTTAGTTCAGTCTTTCTTAACACTCTTTCTCTCGGTTAGATAATGATTTGATCTGTAATGCATTATGGAGAAATGACTGCTCTAATAAATAACTTTTACTGCTCTTGctctgttgttttctgtgtttgtcgGAATTAAGACCTTTAAGAAAAGTATTATTCCTTAGTATACATATTAATTAGTTTGTTCCTGTAATATATGATGACACTAAGGGAATCTGATTTAGAAGAATAAATAATTCAGAATACGCCACTGTAGTTACATCATATTTAGCTTATATTCTGGAcaagttttcaaacttttttaatggCAAATAAGCCTAAATATGATGTTTCCCTTGAGAGGAACCCCCTCAGGCAGCTATAGTACATATTTTTATGTAAACCGACCCATTTATACTCTCAGAGGAAAAATAGTGATATTaaaaagagacagttcacccaaaaatgaaaattgcatcatcatttattcaccctcatgccatcccagatgtgtttgactttctttgttctgcagaacacaaatgaagatttttagaagaatatttcagctctgtaggttcatacaatgcaagtgaatggtgaccagaactttgaagctccaaaaaacacataaaggcagcataaaagtaatccataagactccagtggtttaatccatgtcttcagaagagatatgataggtgtggctgagaaacagatcaatatttaagactttttaacataaattctcctcataaaaaaagaatatttaaatattgatctgtttctcacccacagctatcatatcacttctgaagacatggattaaaccactggagtcttatggattactcttatgctgcctttatgtgctttttggagcttcaaaagtgtggtcaccattcacttgcattgtatgaacctacagagatgaaatattcttctaaaaatcttcatttgtgttctgcagaacaaagaaagtcatacacatctgggatggcatgagggtgagtaaatgatgagtgaagtttcatttttgggtgaactgtccctttaagacaatTTTTTTCTGATATTAAATAATTAGCTTTTATAGTTCATTGTACTGAAGCCAAAACAGattattaaaatgtcatgtgaaaaataaagtacttttatatatatatatatatatatatatatatatatatatatatatatatatatatatatatatatattagtttagtttctacccaataaaaaaaaaaaaaaaaaaaatcatattgtgaattattaatgtttatattatatatgtgAATACTAATATTtgtacagagttttttttttacagcaaattGTGCCGTTcaaccagtgagcaagctgagAACAACAGTGGAACCCTCGAAAGATAATATGTacaatgtattatatttaataacattattataaaatgtattaaaagaaaaaaattctactttaaaaataacaataatacacacacacacacacacacatacatatatatgttattatgtatgtattttaacatgcttttgtgtatgtaaatgtaatatttgatTCATTTCTGTGTGAATTGTGAAACGTGAAGTAGTCactgcgcatgcgcctggaagcctatctgtctgtctatctgcgcATGCGCCTCAACGACACCACCGGAAGTGCTGCTGCGCGGCATGTGTAGAGTGAGTTTGAAAACAattgtaatgtttttgttttctgaatGTTTTCTCTTATTTTACCGTTACGAAATGGTTTCTCTTGCATAACAGCTAATCTTATGTTATCGATGACGGTTTGAAAAGAAAGGTAAATTATAAGTGTCTGTTTTTAATCGGTTGTTTCTGAAACTCGTTGGAAACTGGTTTCAGTAAAATATCTGTTCATTTATacgatttatttatatttatgtcatatttgattagcaaaaagacataaacataatcTAGAGATGTAAGATCTTATTTTAAAGGGTTGTTTCCAGTTATTTGGACATCTGAAATTGaatagagttttttatttttatgttcattaaagatgtttaaattaaagtaccatggtaaccACAGCAGTACCATTCTTAAAAATAACTGGGTCATTTTGTGTCAACTCAGCCAGAGGTCCTGCTCCAAATTctgtttttgataaataattgTCCTGTCtaaaaaataatggattactcggtaaatattgatccatgacatttaatatgttgactttcatcatcatttatgtttattttcagaaaaagtattaacatcAAAAAATTCAGGCGAGGAAGTTTCTGAAATGTGGGTGATTTCACATGGAATAATATGACTACCATCTGATACATCACAGTTCAGTGTTAATCAATACATATTCATCATttaatctgtctgtgtgtctgtctagccgtttgcctgtctgtctgtcaatctgtctgactgtatgtatgtctgtctgtctgtctgtccatttgcctgtctgtctgtcaatctgtctatccatccatctgtctgtctatttgtctgtcgatctgtctgtatgtctatctaaccatctgtctgtcaatctgtctgactgtatgtctgtctgtctgtcaatctgtctatctatccatctgtctgtctatctatttgtctgtcgatctgtctgtatgtctatctaacCATCTGTCTGTTtgcctgtctgtcaatctgtctgactgtatgtctgtctgtctgtctgtccatttgcctgcctgtctgtctgtcaatctgtctatctatccatctgtctgtctatttgtctgtcgatctgtctgtatgtctatctaactgtctgtctgtcaatctgtctgactgtatgtctgtcaatctgtctgactgtatgtctgtctgtctgtccatttgcctgcctgtctgtctgtcaatctgtctatctatccatctgtctgtctatttgtctgtcgaTCTGTCAGTATGTCTATCTAACCATCTGTCTGTTTGCCTGTCTGTCCGTttgcctgtctgtctgactgtgtatctgtctgtctatccatctgtctgtctgtccatttgcctgtctgtctgtcgatctgtCTGTGTCtgactgtgtgtctgtctgtctatccgtttgcctgtctgtctgtcagtctgatTGTGTGTCTGACTGTGTACCTGTCTGTCtattcgtctgtctgtctatctatccgtttgcctgtctgtctgtcaatctgtctgtgtctgtctgtctatccatttgCCTGTCtctctgtcaatctgtctgtctgtctatctatctatctatccatctgtctgtcagtctgtctatctatccatctgtctgtctatttgtctgtcgatctgtctgtatgtctatctaacCATCTGTCtgtttgcctgtctgtctgtctgtccgtttgcctgtctgtctgtgtgtgtctgactgtctatctatccatctgtctgtctgtccgtttgcctgtctgtctgtcaatctgtctgtgtgtctgactgtgtatctgtctgtctatccgtttgcctgtctgtctgtcaatctgatTGTGTGTCTGACTGTGtacctgtctgtctatccgtctgtctgtctgtcaatctgtctgtgtgtctgactgtgtctgtctgtctgtctgtgtgtatgtccgtctatctgtctgtctgtctgtctgtctgtccatttgcctgtctgtctgtctgtttatctgtctgtctgtcagtctgtctgtttatctgtctgtctatttgtctgtcgatctgtctgtatgtctaacCGTCTGTATGTCTAACCATCTGTCtgtttgcctgtctgtctgtccgtttgcctgtctgtctgtctgtctgtctgtgtgtgtctgactgtctatctatccatctgtctgtctgtccgtttgcctgtctgtctgtcagtctgatTGTGTGTCTGACTGTGtacctgtctgtctatccgtctgtctgtctgtcaatctgtctgtgtgtctgtctgtgtgtatgtccgtctatctatctgtctgtctgtctgtctgtctgtccatttgcctgtctgtctgtcagtctgtctgtttatctgtctgtctatctatccatctgtctgtcaatctgtctgattgtatgtctgtcagtctgtctgtctgtcagtctgtctatctatccatctgtctgtctatttgtctgtcaaTCTGATTGTGTGTCTGACTGTGtacctgtctgtctatccgtctgtctgtctgtcaatctgtctgtgtgtctgactgtgtctgtctgtctgtctgtgtgtgtatgtccgtctatctgtctgtctgtctgtctgtccatttgcctgtctgtctgtcagtctgtctgtctatctatctatccatctgtgtctacctgtctgtgtgtgtctgtccatctgtctatctatctatttgtctgtcaatctgtctgtgtgtctgtctgtctatctgtttgccTGTCTGCCAATCTGtctgtgtctttctgtctgtctatccctTTGCTTGTCTAccaatctgtctgtgtgtctgactgtgtctgtttgtctctctgtctttctatctgtgtgtctttctatgtgtgtgtctgtcaatctatctgtctgtctgtgtttctgactgtgtatctgtctgtctatctatgattgattgattgattgattgattgacagatGTCAGGGGAACCTCGTGTTCAGACGGCTCCTGAGCCTCTCCGGGTCGCTCCGGTCCGGACCACAGAACTTCACTGTCCTGATCTGGACCTGTCTGTCACTCTCACACCAGAACGACCTGCAGACAGACACCAGCGACAGGTTTGAAAGCATGTATATCTGTCTTCAGACGTGTTTGAACCGATCCGAATAAACCCGTTTTACTGTGTCAGTTCAGTTGTGTCTCTCCACCAGGTGTCACTGCTCTCATTACAGTCTGTTTACATCACAAAACACTCtcagggatgtgtgtgtgtgtgtgtgtgtgtgtgtgtgtgtgtgtgtgtgtgtgtgtgtgtgtgtgtgtgtgttattttactCTTGAGTTATTTTCATACTGACACTTTGACATGCTGTCAGTTAccacatataataataatttacactcATCCCACAGTTTATGAATAAAAGTATTAGAAATGTGTTTACAGTAATTCTCTTAAAATCCATCCGTTGTTGCTTTACTTACAGTAACACTCCGAGGGACACGTCAAGTCCACTAACATTGACAATTAAGTTGAAAATAAACCAGAATACTCTTCTAACTTTTAATCATTACGTCATATTCATTATTACTTGTTTGGTACACCATGTTTTGGTGTTTCAGCGCTTTACAGCAACATTGAGACAGTGACAGCAACATTCTACAAATGACTTAAAGTATGATTTCCGGACTGCTGTGACGGGTGTTTTTGTGacttttatttatgtgtgtgtgtttcaggtgcgTTTTAATGTGAGTCCGCAGCGCAGCGGGCACTCAGAGTGTGATCCGGTGGTCGCCACGGTGATTCCAGAACCAAGCAATAATCAATCCACAGTCCGGAAAgctcaaaacaaaaagaaaaaaggtagTAAAAGgattagtttatccaaaaattattcataatttaCTCTTATGTTATTCTAAACCCGGATGACCTgtatttcttttgtggaacacaaaaggcaaaatggcagtctttgcatcttttttctatacaatgaaagtgaatggtgactgagaatatctcctgttgtgttcctcagaagaaagtcaaacgtgtttggaacaacatgatgacatttcatttattaatcttggttaatgtcgtTTTCTACATGCACTAATACATTTGTCATTtgtaagttaatgcactatgaactaacagtgaattAACAGTGAactaacagtgaataacagtatatttttaaattagaCAAGATCTATAAATTCTGTAAACGAATTGTTTGTCATTAGTTCATGATTCCAAATGCATTAACCTTAAAGTATTAACAACATTGTGAGACAGGCGTGTCTGACTGTTTTGGTTCATCTTGAAATGATTCATTTGTGCATGTTCTGTCATGAATTAGTCCGttaatgtgttttgttgtgtttgttaTTGAGGGACTGAATCAGATAAAGGGCGAGGTCGTGCGATGGGCGGAGACTCAGTGGTGTGTGATGGACAGCTGACAGAGGGGGCGGAGCTGAACACGACCCTGGCGCTGAGGGCGGAGCTTCGGGAAGTGGAGGAGTTGGTGTTTGATCCGGAGAAAGCTGTGAAGGAGAAACTCCAGAACTCCACCCTCACAAAGAACCACATCAGCATCAAAGCAGCAGAGGGTGAAACGTCAAAACAACATCAAAAACAACCAATAAATGACGTTCAGTCTTACGCTCTAATGCATTCAGAAACCGCTCTGGTGatttaaacagaaaatgaaaacattgGTTTAAGAGAAGCAGAACCACTTTTAATTCTCACTCTGTCTTACTCTCTTACAGGGTTGAATTTCCCGCGCTCTCAGCATCTGTACCGGGCGTTAGTGAGCGTCAGCCTACCACACGATCAGCTCATCAGCCAGGCACTGCAGGATAGGCCAGCACTGGCCCCGCCCACCAGCTCCCAGACCAATAAGGTCAGAGTTTTCTTTTGATTACGTGTTTGATAAAACGATAAACCACTTAAACTCTCAACCTCTGGTGGCTTATTGTCAGGCTGACGCCAAGTCCATATTCGCAGAATTGAAACGCACGTCATTTATTACTCAGCAGGTCCTCCACCCCATGCATGTtctttattgaaatattttgataatgCATTGAACCCGTATTACTCTCTGTTTTTGCTCCGTTTAATGCATTTGACTATGATTATCTGTTCTGCATTAATCTGCATATTTTCCTTTAAAATCAGGACAGACAATGCTCAAAAAGGAGttgcttttgtaaaaaaaaacagcaaaagcaATAAGAGAAAATGCACCAATCTTAATTAAACTTAATAGTTTGctgatatgaaatctgtggagtggttaaaaaatgagttttgtatgtaaacgtctgacttcaactgtgtatatatatatatataaataaatacacgtATATAGAAAATCATGATAAAGCATTATAGAGAGGAGGGAAAGTGCACACACATCCAACACTTGAACAGCTGCTGAATCAAAGCATAAAGCATTCAAATGCAAGTGAAGTGATTCATCTGCACACTTgggtatttttcccatttattgaTTAATAACAGCAGTAACATTTCAATCAAACTGATATTCGTCATGAGGATCACTTTGATTGAAATGTTGCTGCTGTTATTAATCAATAAATGAAATTAGATATTAGAGCTAAAGCTCCATTTTGTAAAGCATGTTAAAGTAGTTTATTTTGTAATAGTTCATGCTTATAAATATTCtaaagtgtttgtgtttgtgtagttCTCATCACAGCCACTAGAGGGCCCTGATTTACTGCCGTTCTACAGTCCTGACAAACTGCTCAGAGAGGTTCCACTGTTGCCTGGCAACCACATCTCTTTACCCCGCCCACGGCCAGTGCCAAGACCCGCCCACACAACCTTTCACCTACATCATCTGCACAAACTCTGGGAATCATGAACgtacatgttgtgtgtgttttgtgttgtttttctaaCTTAAGATGAAATATAATAGTGTTGTTCAACAGGTCAGTCATCAAAACAATCAATAAACAAACCGCTATCAACAAGTGTGGTTCATTTAGGAAAAACAGACATCACAAGCTGATTTCTCAAATAAGGAATTTATATTGTTCAGCATTTAAAGACATTCAGGGGGAGTCTCGATAAGAAATGTCCAGAttatatttcacctcaaaataaaagctgaaaatatatttaacataAGAAAATGAACCAATAAGCTTGTTTGCATTCTTACGTTATCTTCATGGCAATTAAGGACATTTCACCCTAAATTCTTATTACAatgatactatatatatatatatatatatatatcatagtaCAGTGTGACAGTTATTATTAAGTTCAGTAGAAGAAATGCTACCATGTTGTAGGGGTGATCACTAAATCTGTTAAATCGATAATTGTACCATTTCACATTATCGCGATTAGAGACAAAATTCAAACAAGTTTGAGTATTGTTACTATCGCTGTTATGCAGAATGGTcaatattatgtatatataatggTAAATATACATGAAGTTTTAAAATGGCTTTTTTTGAATCTCTTTTCATAATAATGTGCATATCATGATATACATTGTAACTGAGCAAACATTTCaggaatatgtaaatatataatataagaaaaaaatttattttacttgtttaataaatataaccaaaaatgaatgcaataaaaatgtttttttgctaaTATCTCTCACTCCGACCGTGTTGTACAAATGTACTTCACAATTAAACAGTTGACCTTTTTTATCATTACATTAATGAGATTTTACACATTACAGGAGGCAACTCGCTGGGAAGAGGGTTAAAGTGAGTAATGTCTAAAACtgccatgaaaataattttaatctgaatgtgtgtgagtgagagagagagagagtgtctgtgagtgtgtgtgagagagagagagtgtctgtgagtgtgtgtgagagagagagtgtgtgtgtgagagagagagtgtctgtgagtgtgtgtgtctgtgagtgtgtgtgagagagagagtgtgtgtgtgagagagagagagtgtctgtgagtgtgtgtgtgagagagagagagtgtgtctgtgagtgtgtgtgagagagagagagtgtgtctgtgagtgtgtgtgagagagagagagtgtctgtgagtgtgtgtgagagagagagagagtgtgtctgtgagtgtgtgtctgtgagtgtgtgtgagagagtgagagagtgtctgtgagtgtgtgtgtctgtgtgagtgtgtgtgagagagagagtgtgtgcgagtgaatg
The genomic region above belongs to Myxocyprinus asiaticus isolate MX2 ecotype Aquarium Trade chromosome 28, UBuf_Myxa_2, whole genome shotgun sequence and contains:
- the ppp1r35 gene encoding protein phosphatase 1 regulatory subunit 35 isoform X1, giving the protein MCRMSGEPRVQTAPEPLRVAPVRTTELHCPDLDLSVTLTPERPADRHQRQVRFNVSPQRSGHSECDPVVATVIPEPSNNQSTVRKAQNKKKKGTESDKGRGRAMGGDSVVCDGQLTEGAELNTTLALRAELREVEELVFDPEKAVKEKLQNSTLTKNHISIKAAEGLNFPRSQHLYRALVSVSLPHDQLISQALQDRPALAPPTSSQTNKFSSQPLEGPDLLPFYSPDKLLREVPLLPGNHISLPRPRPVPRPAHTTFHLHHLHKLWES
- the ppp1r35 gene encoding protein phosphatase 1 regulatory subunit 35 isoform X2, translating into MSGEPRVQTAPEPLRVAPVRTTELHCPDLDLSVTLTPERPADRHQRQVRFNVSPQRSGHSECDPVVATVIPEPSNNQSTVRKAQNKKKKGTESDKGRGRAMGGDSVVCDGQLTEGAELNTTLALRAELREVEELVFDPEKAVKEKLQNSTLTKNHISIKAAEGLNFPRSQHLYRALVSVSLPHDQLISQALQDRPALAPPTSSQTNKFSSQPLEGPDLLPFYSPDKLLREVPLLPGNHISLPRPRPVPRPAHTTFHLHHLHKLWES